CGAATTTCCCGAATCCACTCAACAGGCGCAGGAATGGAGCCGCCTTCCCCTTGAACTATCTCCAGAATAAAAGCACATGGCGTAACGATTCCGCTCTCGGGATCATCCAGCAGATTCTCAATATAACGACTGCTAAGCGCATGCGTCTGCTCTCCACCTACTCCAAATGGGCACCGATACGCATAGGGATAGGGCATAAAATGAACATCCGGTATCAAGCCCTGCACCCGCTCTTTTTGTCCCAAAGTCCCGCTGAGACTCATCGTCGCGTGGGTTGAGCCATGATAACCGCCTTGGAAGGAAAAAATGCTCCGGCGCCCCGTAGCCGTTTTGACCAGCTTGATCGCGGCTTCCACCGCATCGCCTCCGGTTGGACCACAAAATTGGATTTTGGCTTGACGGGCAAATTCAGGAGGCAGACTGGCGAATAGCTCTTCTACAAACTGCTCCTTCACTGGCGTGGTCAAATCCAGCGTATGCAGAGGTCGTTTTTGATCCAGCAGCTCTCTGATCGCTTCCAGGACCACTGGATGGTTATGACCGAGTGCCAAAGTTCCGGCCCCGGCCAGGCAATCAATATAGTTTTTTCCATCCATGTCCTTGACATAGATGCCTTCTGCTTCGGCGATGGCTATCGGAATACGCCGGGGGTAGGATCTGGCATTGGATTCCCGCGCAGCCTGGCTTTCCAGGTAACGGGTGTTTTGCGAGATAGCAGTTGCAGCTTTTGACAACTCGATCACTCCTTTGATATTGATAATCATTTTCATTTGATTCACCTCCTTATTATATGGAATAAATATCCTGATTCCATGGACATTTCAGACCGGAATTTGGACAAAAACTATTTTTAATTCCTAAAATAGAATAAAAAACCACAGCAAAATCGTCATTTCGACCATTTTCACCGTGGTTCTGTGGCTTTCCTTCCTGAAGAATCAGGAACGTGGTTTTTTATATGAAATTTTCGCTATGGCATCATGCAGATGAATGGATTCTTCATTTCGGCACTCCACCGTGAAGGCACGAACGGCCTTCAGCTCGACCAAATCAGCAGCAATTAGCCTCACCATATCCTCGACAAAACGCGGATTTTCATACGCTTTTTCAGTTACCGCCTTCTCGTCCGGGCGCTTAAGAATCGGATGCAGCGGAGCGCTGGCATTAGATTCTGCTGCATTCAGCAGCATGACCTTCCAGTCCTGCTCCATATCCAGTTCATCTATGTGCGCTTCCATCGTTACTACGCCACGCTGATTGTGGGCGCTGTATTCGCTGATTTCCTTGGAGCATGGACACAAAGTTGTTACCGCCACCGTCAGGCCAACCACCACACAGCTTCCCCGTCCTTCCTCATAGCTGATTCGGATTAACCCCTCGGCATGGTTTAGTCCCGTTTTCCCCAGCATAGGGGAGCGCCGTTCGTAGAACCACGGGAACGAAAGCTCCAGCTCAGCCCGTTCCTGATTCATCCGCGCGGTCAAACCTTTTGTAAAACGGATGAGCTGTGCCAAATCCGTTGTTCCACCCTGCTGCCGATACTCCTCCAAGTGCTCTGTCAGGCGGCTCATGTTAATTCCTTTGGCCTCACGATTCAGCGAGGTTGTTAGCTTAAAGGTTCCGATGCTTACCTGTGAAGCAGGGGCTAAACCCGCCTCCACGGTAATAGGGTGCTTTACTCTGGCGATGCCCACCTGTTCAATGTCGAACAAATAGTTGCGCTGCTCATTTTGCAAATCGGACATATGCTCTTTCAATGTGGGTTTATCTCCCGGAGTAGGGTCCACCGAACCGAACAGCCGATGACGCTCTGCCTTGGAAGGCAGTTTCGAGGTTACTCTGTTTTCTCTCACGCTGATAACTCCTTCAATTATGATTGCCCAAGGCTAATAGAGGCTGTTTCACCATCACGCCTTTAATTGTAATAATTACGATTAATATATATTACTACAGAATAAACACACGGTAAACCTTTATAATCCTCTCTCCAACGAGAAAAAGCCGCCAATATGGCGACTTCCTCTATTCACTCTATGATTTTATTTAACGGACCCAGAAAGAACATCGGCAATCTGCTCCATGTGCTGCTTTAGCCAGTGCGCGGTTTGCTCCGGCTGCGAGATCGGAAAATGATGGGCTGCCGGAATATGCAGCGTGTGCAAGCCATGAAATGGCTCAGGCAGTTTATAAATCTGATCCTTCATCCCCCATATAATCGAAACCTTCTCCTTGAACGATGGTCCGAGATTCTTGGACGCGAACCGGAAGCTATCCGCTCTTGTTAACATGGCCAGCGCTTCCGCAGTCGTCTTTTTTACGCGGGGAGAACGCAATTCCTCAAGGACATACGTGATGTATGCTGGCGGAATGGCCTCCATACTTTCAAAACAAGTCTGCGACAGCAATTGCTTGCGCAAGCCTGACTCGCTGAGTCTGC
This DNA window, taken from Paenibacillus kribbensis, encodes the following:
- a CDS encoding aspartate aminotransferase family protein, with amino-acid sequence MKMIINIKGVIELSKAATAISQNTRYLESQAARESNARSYPRRIPIAIAEAEGIYVKDMDGKNYIDCLAGAGTLALGHNHPVVLEAIRELLDQKRPLHTLDLTTPVKEQFVEELFASLPPEFARQAKIQFCGPTGGDAVEAAIKLVKTATGRRSIFSFQGGYHGSTHATMSLSGTLGQKERVQGLIPDVHFMPYPYAYRCPFGVGGEQTHALSSRYIENLLDDPESGIVTPCAFILEIVQGEGGSIPAPVEWIREIRRITKERNIPLIIDEVQTGLGRTGKLFAFEHADIIPDVLILSKAIGGSLPLSVVIYNEALDVWNPGAHIGTFRGNQMAMAAGLATLKYIKEYYIPDHAAARGEQFMNRLNILKQQISCIGDVRGRGLMIGVEIVDDRQSVDHLGHYPAHKKLAARIQQECLKRGLILEVGGRHSAVIRFLPPLIVTERQIDDIFLIFNEAVHAAYAGLQHEHD
- the folE2 gene encoding GTP cyclohydrolase FolE2; this encodes MRENRVTSKLPSKAERHRLFGSVDPTPGDKPTLKEHMSDLQNEQRNYLFDIEQVGIARVKHPITVEAGLAPASQVSIGTFKLTTSLNREAKGINMSRLTEHLEEYRQQGGTTDLAQLIRFTKGLTARMNQERAELELSFPWFYERRSPMLGKTGLNHAEGLIRISYEEGRGSCVVVGLTVAVTTLCPCSKEISEYSAHNQRGVVTMEAHIDELDMEQDWKVMLLNAAESNASAPLHPILKRPDEKAVTEKAYENPRFVEDMVRLIAADLVELKAVRAFTVECRNEESIHLHDAIAKISYKKPRS